Genomic window (Phycisphaerae bacterium):
CCAGCGCGTTCAGCAGCGAGCTCTTGCCCACGTTTGGGCGCCCGACGATCACCACCCGCGGCAGTGCCATGGGCGGAATGATAGACGATGCCGTGCCGCGAAGCACGGCGGGCGCGTCCCGGCTTGTCGCGGCGGATCAGGCGACCGAGCGGCTGCGATAGCGATGATGACCGTTGCGTTTGTGCTGCCCGAGGGAGGTCTCCAGTAGCTGCGCCGTCGTCAGCAGCTCACAGCCCTTGGCCGCCAGTTGACGGAGCGCCATCTCGCCGTCTTCGGCATCCCACCAGCCGCAGGCGTCCTGCACCACCGCGATGCGCCGGTGGCGCAGCAACAAGCCCAGCGCCAAGAGCCGGATCGACGTCTCGAGCGACACGCCGAACACGACGAAGCGCCGGATCGGCAACTCGGTCAGCAGCCGGTCGAGCTTCGGGTTGGTGAAGGGGTCGCGGTGCTCCTTGACGAGGATGGCCTGCTGGTGCTGCTGCAGGACCTCGAGCGAGACGCACAGGCAGTTGTCCGAATCGATCTGCACGCGATCCGGCAGCAGCGTGAACGGCAGCTTTTGCTGCCCGCGCGTGCCCAGCACGCAATTGCTCGCCGCCAGGCCCCGCACGTCGCCCGGCCGGCGGGCGTCCACGCATGACAGCGTGGGGATGTGCGCCCAGCGGGCAAACGCCATCAGGTGTTTGAGGTTGGGCGTGATCTGCGAGGCGTTCAGGCTGGGACTGGCACCATCCAGGGCGAGATAGTCGCGCTGGGTGCACATGTCGACGAATACGTCCGGTCTGCGCGCGATACTCACGGCGCAGTCCCTCCATAGAGCCACAGATGGGCAGGCAGTTCCACCGTACGGCGGCGAACCGCGTGTGCTTCTTACGCGACGGCTGCGCGAGTCTTCAGTTGTGAACTGAAATGATCGGCAGAGCTGCCAACCACTTTCTCCTCCGTTAGCGGCTGATTCTACGCAGACCCGCGCGGCTTGGCAATCAAATTCCGCGCGGCTTTCTGCGTCGTAAGCTCCGATAACTCGGGCACTTCCAGCGCCGCGCCGCACCCGAGTGGCGGCGGCGTTTTTATGACGCGCTCAGGCTGTGTTAACCTGCCGCCAGTTTCTGCGCCGACATGATCAGGCCAGGCCCGCTGCGACTCCCAATAAACCTGCAGCCGCGGCGCGCCGCACGGCTGCGCAGCGTCGCGCTCCGGCCCGCGCGAACGACCGACGACCTCGACAAATATCTCGTCGCCCGACAGCGCGCCGTTCGCGTCATTACACGGCAGAATCAGCACGGTTCGCACGTTCGCCGCGTGACGCTCTGCGACGCCACCTCGTTGCAAATCCCGGCTGGGCCTCGTGACACCCGCGCCCGTCTCCAGCGACGGCACAACCGAGACCCGGACCCACACGCCGGAACACCAGGGCACATCCACGCATGGTCCGCCGGCCAGAACGCGACGGGGTAGCGGGCGCCCTCGGCCTGGCTTGCGGCGCCGCGCCGGCGCGGCATACTGTGCGGCTCGCCGTCGCGGCGCCCCGTGGAGCGACCGCCAGTTGAATCCGTGACGCACCCCCACAGGGGTCCCGATCGCGGCGGTCTGCGCGAGGTTGACGAAATGACGCTCATGGTCGGCGTTTCCGGCATTCGCGGCACCGTCGGTGAGACCCTGACCCCGCTGGTCGCGCTCGAATTCGCCCACGCCTATGGCATCATGCTGGCAGGCGGTCGCGCCGTGCTGGCCCGGGACTCGCGCCCCAGCGGCGCCATGTTCGAGGCCGCCGCCGCCGCCGGCCTGATGGCCGCCGGATGCGCGGTCACCCAGCTCGGCGTCGCCATGACCCCGACCGTCGGCCGCGCGATCCGGGACGGAGAATACGACGGCGGGGTGATCATCACCGCCAGCCACAACCCCCGCGAATGGAACGGGCTGAAATTCCTCGACGACCTCGGCGTCGCGCCCGATCCGGAGCGGGCCGGGCGTGTCGCCGAGCTGCGGGCCGCCGGCCGCTGGGACCTGCCCGCGCGCGGTTTCCGTCCGCCGAGTGTGGACACGGAAGCCGGCCGCCGCCATGTCGCCGCGGTGCTGGATGCGCTCGAGGTGGACGTCGCGGGCCTGCGCGGCCTGCGGGTTGTGCTCGACAGCATCAACGGGGCGGGCTGCGTCGATACGCCCGCGCTGCTCAAGGCGTTGGGCTGCGAAGTCATTCACCTGAACGGCGAGCCGACGGGCGAATTTGCCCATCGGCCCGAGCCGATCAAGGAAAACCTCGGCGACCTGTGCGCCGCCGTGCGCGCCGCGCGGGCCGCCATCGGTTTCGCACAAGACCCGGACGCCGACCGTCTGGCCATGGTCGATGAGCACGGCACCTACATCGGCGAGGAATACACGCTCGCGCTCGCGACGCGCTCGGTCCTCTCCCGCCGCCCGGGACCGGTCGCGGCCAACCTCAGTACGTCGCGCATGATCGACGACGTCGCGGCCCGCTTTGGCGCGACGGTCGTGCGGACCCCCGTCGGCGAAGCGCACGTCGCGCACGGCATGCTCGCCCACCAGTGCGTGATCGGCGGCGAGGGCAACGGCGGCGTCATCGACCCACGCATCTGCTACGTTCGCGACAGCCTCTCGGCCATCAGCCTCGTGCTGCAGCTCCTCGCCGCCACCGGCCAGCCGCTCAGCGCCCTGGTCGCCGAGCTGCCCCGCTACGCTTCCGTCAAGCAGAAGGCCGAGCTGCCACGCGAGCGCATCGACGCCGCCGTCGCGGCCGTCGCAACCGCGTTCGCCGACCGAAAGCCGAATACGGCCGATGGCGTCCGTGTTGACTTCCCCGCGGGCTGGGTACACTTACGGGCGTCGAACACCGAGCCGATTGTGCGCGTCGTGGCCGAGGCCGCCACCGCAGCCGAGGCCGAGCGACTCGTCGCCCAGGTGCGCGCGGCCGCCGGGATCTAGCCCTCATCCAGGTGGCGCGGCGGCGCGTTTCGGGTCACGTCGCGGCCCAGCGCGGCCGATAATAGAGATGGACTTGCGATGCCACCAGCAATGAACCCCCGCGGCGACTCGGCGTCTTCGCTGGCCGGAGAGTGCATGAAGAACATACGTACCTTCGTCATCGTCCCCTCCCTTCCCGAACTGCTCGAGCCGCTCCGCCAACTGGCTTACAACCTGTGGTGGACCTGGAACCCTACGGCCACCGACTTGTTCCGCCGGCTGGACGTGGACCTCTGGCGCCGGGTAGGGCACAACCCCGTGGCCCTGCTCTGGCAGGTCAGCCAGGCGCGCCTCATCCAGGCCGCCCGCGACGATGCCTACGTCGCCCAGCTCTGCCGCGTCATGGACAGCTTCTACGTGTACATGAACAGCCGCACCTGGTTCGACGAGCACTACCCCAGCGAACGGGACACCGTCATCGCCTATTTCTCCGCCGAGTTCGGGCTGCATGAGAGCATGCCGATCTACTCCGGCGGCCTGGGCGTGCTCGCCGGAGACCACCTGAAGTCCGCCTCCGACCTGGGCGTCCCCCTGGTGGCCGTCGGCCTGGCCTACCGCCACGGCTACTTCAAACAGCAACTCACGGAGGACGGCTGGCAGCTCGAGAGCTACCCCGTCCACGATCCCCACCAGTGGTGCGCCACGCCCGTTCTGACCCCCGAGGGCCATCAGCTCCAGATCAGCGTCCCGCTCGGGACCCACGCCGTGCACGCTGGACTCTGGCTGGTCAACGTCGGCCGCGTCAAGCTCTACCTGCTCGACACCGACATCCCCGACAATCCGCCAGAGCTGCGCGGCCTCACCGCGCGGCTCTACGGCGGCGATGGCACCATGCGCATCCGCCAGGAGATGCTCCTCGGCATCGGCGGGCTGCGCGCCCTGCGCACGATCGGGATTCACCCGCTCGTGTGCCATATGAACGAAGGCCACGCCGCTTTCCTGGCCCTCGAGCGCATCCGCCTCGCCATGCGCGAGCACAACCTCAGCTACCGCGAGGCGCGCGAGGCCGCGTTCGGCGGCAACATCTTCACCACGCACACGCCCGTCCCCGCCGGCATCGACCGCTTCGATCCGCGCATCGTCGAGCAGCACCTCGGCTGGATGGCGCATGAGCTCGGCATCAGCATGCGCGACCTGCTCGCCCTCGGCCGCGAACACCCGGACCGCAACGAAGAGGAATTCTGCATGCCGCTGCTCGCCCTGCGCATGTCGTATCGCAGCAACGGCGTGAGCAAGCTGCACGGCGACGTGGCGCGCGGCATGTGGCAGGGCTACTGGCCCGGCATCCCGCGCGAGGAAGTGCCCATCACCCACATCACCAACGGCATTCACACGCGCACCTGGACCAGTCCCACGATGGCCGACCTGTTCGACCAGTACCTCGCCCCGGGCTGGGCCGAGGCCGACGAGCACGACCCGCTCTGGCGGCGCATCGCCGAGATCCCCGACGCCGAGCTCTGGCGCGTCCACGTCCGGCGCCGCGAATGGATGATCGCGGCCATCCGGCGCCGGCTACGCGACCAGCTCAAGGGCCGCGGCGCCCCGCCCGCCGAGATCAAGGCCGCGGAGGAAGTGCTGGATCCGGAGGCCCTGACGATCGGCTTCGCCCGCCGCTTCGCCCCGTACAAGCGGGCCACGCTGATCTTCCGCAACCTGGAGCGCCTCGCGGCCCTGATCGGCAACCGCGAGCGCCCCGTCCAGTTCATCTTCGCCGGCAAGGCCCACCCCAACGACGGCGCCGGCAAGGAGCTGATCAAGCACATCGCGGTGATCTGTGCCCGGCCCGAGTTCCGCCGGCGGATCGTGTTCCTCGAGAACTACGACATCTCGCTGGCCCGCGTGATGGTGCAGGGCATCGACGTCTGGCTCAACAACCCCCTGCGCCTGCACGAGGCCAGTGGCAC
Coding sequences:
- a CDS encoding isochorismatase family protein, with translation MSIARRPDVFVDMCTQRDYLALDGASPSLNASQITPNLKHLMAFARWAHIPTLSCVDARRPGDVRGLAASNCVLGTRGQQKLPFTLLPDRVQIDSDNCLCVSLEVLQQHQQAILVKEHRDPFTNPKLDRLLTELPIRRFVVFGVSLETSIRLLALGLLLRHRRIAVVQDACGWWDAEDGEMALRQLAAKGCELLTTAQLLETSLGQHKRNGHHRYRSRSVA
- the glmM gene encoding phosphoglucosamine mutase, with translation MTLMVGVSGIRGTVGETLTPLVALEFAHAYGIMLAGGRAVLARDSRPSGAMFEAAAAAGLMAAGCAVTQLGVAMTPTVGRAIRDGEYDGGVIITASHNPREWNGLKFLDDLGVAPDPERAGRVAELRAAGRWDLPARGFRPPSVDTEAGRRHVAAVLDALEVDVAGLRGLRVVLDSINGAGCVDTPALLKALGCEVIHLNGEPTGEFAHRPEPIKENLGDLCAAVRAARAAIGFAQDPDADRLAMVDEHGTYIGEEYTLALATRSVLSRRPGPVAANLSTSRMIDDVAARFGATVVRTPVGEAHVAHGMLAHQCVIGGEGNGGVIDPRICYVRDSLSAISLVLQLLAATGQPLSALVAELPRYASVKQKAELPRERIDAAVAAVATAFADRKPNTADGVRVDFPAGWVHLRASNTEPIVRVVAEAATAAEAERLVAQVRAAAGI
- the glgP gene encoding alpha-glucan family phosphorylase, which encodes MKNIRTFVIVPSLPELLEPLRQLAYNLWWTWNPTATDLFRRLDVDLWRRVGHNPVALLWQVSQARLIQAARDDAYVAQLCRVMDSFYVYMNSRTWFDEHYPSERDTVIAYFSAEFGLHESMPIYSGGLGVLAGDHLKSASDLGVPLVAVGLAYRHGYFKQQLTEDGWQLESYPVHDPHQWCATPVLTPEGHQLQISVPLGTHAVHAGLWLVNVGRVKLYLLDTDIPDNPPELRGLTARLYGGDGTMRIRQEMLLGIGGLRALRTIGIHPLVCHMNEGHAAFLALERIRLAMREHNLSYREAREAAFGGNIFTTHTPVPAGIDRFDPRIVEQHLGWMAHELGISMRDLLALGREHPDRNEEEFCMPLLALRMSYRSNGVSKLHGDVARGMWQGYWPGIPREEVPITHITNGIHTRTWTSPTMADLFDQYLAPGWAEADEHDPLWRRIAEIPDAELWRVHVRRREWMIAAIRRRLRDQLKGRGAPPAEIKAAEEVLDPEALTIGFARRFAPYKRATLIFRNLERLAALIGNRERPVQFIFAGKAHPNDGAGKELIKHIAVICARPEFRRRIVFLENYDISLARVMVQGIDVWLNNPLRLHEASGTSGMKVPANGGLNLSCLDGWWPEAYNGENGWAIGDGRVYDDLAYQDHVESESLYNLLEREIVPLFYERTIDDLPRQWVARMKESMKTIVPVFNTNRMLREYAERMYLPALRRVCKVRADDFAMARALSTWKDRLRSHWHEVRVAEVQAPGHQILKVGDQLPLLVRIRLGPIPPEDVAVEAYWGPLTPDGEITSGSAVRMKYARAESNGEHWFEGAVPCQASGRNGYAIRVVPCHEDLADRYDQGLVVWG